TGGAGAACGCCGGCTACGAAGAGACCAGGAGATCGGTGGCTAAACAGGTTTCCCATGAGAACAACATGGAGGTCGCCTTCCAGGATATCATCATGACCGTGGGCGCAGCCGGTGCCATCAACGTTATACTCAAAACGCTGCTGAACCCGGGCGATGAAGTGATTGTATTCGCACCCTTTTTCATGGAATATGATAATTACATCGACAACCATGGAGGGGTAACGGTCGTCCTTCCCTGCGATGATAAATTCCTCCCCGATCTCGATCAACTCGAGCGCAAGATTAATGCCAGAACCAGGGCAGTCATCATCAACTCGCCCAACAATCCCACAGGTGTGGTTTACAGCGAGGCGTTCGTTAGAAAATTGGGCCGTGTGCTGGAGCACAGGGAGAAGGCGCTGAAAACCGCCTTATACCTGATCAGCGACGAGGCCTACAGCAGCCTGATGTATGACGGCCTCAAGTACGTGCCCATCCTGCAGACATACCACAGGAGCATGATAGCCACGTCGCACTCCAAGGACCTGGCCCTGCCGGGCGAGAGGATCGGCTATATTGCCGTGCATCCGGACATGGAGAACAAGGAGGAGATCGTCAGCGGATTGATTTTCTGCAATCGCATACTCGGATTCGTCAACGCCCCCGCCCTGATGCAGAACATCGTCAGGCACCTGCAGCACGTGACCGTGTCAATACCGGAATACCAGGAGAAGCGCGATTTTCTGTATAATAACCTGACCGGTATGGGTTATAAGGTGGTAAAACCGCAGGGGGCTTTTTACATGTTTCCCAGAACACCCATAGAAAATGATGTGGAATTCGTTCATGAGTTGCAGAAAATGAATGTTATGACAGTACCGGGCAGAGGCTTCGGCAGCCCCGGCTTTTTCAGGATATCTTACTGCGTCAATCACAGCACTCTCGAAGGCGCCCTCGACGGCTTTAAGAAAGCTGCCGGGATGTTTAGACTCTTTTGATCCGGGCGGTCCCCGTCGACAGACCACCGCCCCTTTAAGCTCCCATGATCGACACATATACAATTCCACAACTTATCGAAGCCAACCACAGGAGGTGGAGCGGTCAGACT
This genomic window from Dehalococcoidia bacterium contains:
- a CDS encoding pyridoxal phosphate-dependent aminotransferase, producing the protein MSISDNVRTRMAAGSWVRRMFEEAAVLKKKHGEHNVFDLSLGNPIIEPPAEFKHVLRKLSENPMAGMHRYMENAGYEETRRSVAKQVSHENNMEVAFQDIIMTVGAAGAINVILKTLLNPGDEVIVFAPFFMEYDNYIDNHGGVTVVLPCDDKFLPDLDQLERKINARTRAVIINSPNNPTGVVYSEAFVRKLGRVLEHREKALKTALYLISDEAYSSLMYDGLKYVPILQTYHRSMIATSHSKDLALPGERIGYIAVHPDMENKEEIVSGLIFCNRILGFVNAPALMQNIVRHLQHVTVSIPEYQEKRDFLYNNLTGMGYKVVKPQGAFYMFPRTPIENDVEFVHELQKMNVMTVPGRGFGSPGFFRISYCVNHSTLEGALDGFKKAAGMFRLF